One Bacteroidota bacterium genomic region harbors:
- a CDS encoding OsmC family protein has translation MQTSVIKYLGNLRTEAIHRQSGKQLITDAPTDNQGKGEAFSPTDLLSTSLGCCMLTIMGIIANRHAIDMTGTQVEITKIMKSDPRRVGEIIVKMILPKNYSLKEKELLENAARTCPVAKSLHPDLKQTLDFVYPG, from the coding sequence ATGCAAACTTCTGTCATAAAATACCTCGGCAACCTCAGGACTGAAGCCATCCACAGGCAATCGGGCAAGCAGCTGATCACGGATGCTCCGACCGATAACCAGGGTAAAGGAGAAGCGTTTTCACCCACAGATCTTTTGAGCACTTCGCTGGGATGCTGTATGTTAACAATTATGGGAATTATAGCCAACCGTCATGCCATTGACATGACCGGTACACAGGTTGAAATAACTAAGATCATGAAATCTGATCCAAGGCGGGTCGGTGAAATTATTGTAAAAATGATCTTGCCAAAAAACTACAGCTTGAAAGAAAAGGAATTACTTGAGAATGCAGCCCGTACCTGCCCTGTTGCGAAAAGCCTGCATCCCGATCTTAAACAAACCTTAGACTTTGTTTATCCGGGATAA
- the ung gene encoding uracil-DNA glycosylase, translating to MTNTVTISPSIDESWKIALQNQFEAPYFSDLKRFLVEEKKKNIVYPPGPKIFSAFNHTPFDKVKVVIIGQDPYHGAGQANGLCFSVSPGIKQPPSLVNIFKEINSDLGIPIPESGNLEPWADQGVLLLNATLTVRANNPGSHQNKGWEIFTDAVIKYLSENKKGLVFLLWGRFAQAKEVLIDSAKHYILKAAHPSPFSAYNGFFGCKHFSKTNELLRKQDLAEINWNPSPAL from the coding sequence ATGACGAACACCGTTACAATAAGTCCTTCCATCGACGAAAGCTGGAAAATTGCCCTGCAAAATCAATTTGAGGCCCCTTATTTTTCAGATTTAAAACGGTTTTTAGTTGAAGAAAAGAAGAAAAACATAGTTTATCCTCCCGGACCAAAGATATTTTCGGCATTTAACCATACACCATTTGATAAAGTAAAGGTTGTTATTATCGGTCAGGATCCTTATCACGGCGCCGGGCAAGCGAATGGACTTTGCTTTTCTGTGAGCCCTGGTATTAAACAACCTCCATCTTTGGTCAATATTTTTAAAGAAATTAATTCAGATCTGGGTATACCAATTCCGGAAAGCGGTAATCTTGAACCCTGGGCCGACCAGGGAGTATTATTGCTCAATGCCACTTTAACTGTCCGTGCCAATAACCCCGGATCTCATCAGAACAAAGGCTGGGAAATTTTTACTGATGCTGTTATCAAATACCTATCGGAGAACAAAAAAGGACTGGTGTTTTTATTGTGGGGCAGGTTCGCACAGGCAAAAGAAGTTTTAATTGACAGCGCTAAACATTATATTTTAAAAGCCGCCCATCCTTCTCCCTTTTCGGCATATAATGGTTTTTTCGGATGCAAACATTTTTCAAAAACAAATGAACTGTTGCGGAAACAAGACCTGGCTGAAATTAATTGGAATCCCTCTCCGGCCCTTTAA
- the lipA gene encoding lipoyl synthase produces the protein MAELVDNTSVQEVPARKKPDWLRVKLPIGKEYLHVRKIVETHKLHTICESGNCPNMGECWGAGTATFMILGNICTRSCGFCSVATGKPLPVDKNEPARVAESVRLMNVKHCVITSVDRDDLEDGGAHIWAETIYAIRKVSPETKFETLIPDFRGNWENLQVVLDAKPDILSHNLETVRRLTRQVRVQAKYDRSLEVLQRAKEAGLRTKCGVMLGLGETETEVIETMNDLRSVDCNVLTLGQYLQPTKKHLPVTEFVHPDIFARLGQIAHEKGFIYVESGPLVRSSYHAERHVF, from the coding sequence ATGGCCGAATTAGTTGACAATACCTCTGTTCAGGAAGTCCCTGCCCGCAAAAAGCCCGATTGGCTGAGAGTGAAACTCCCGATCGGCAAAGAATATCTGCATGTTCGTAAAATAGTTGAAACACACAAGCTGCATACTATTTGTGAGAGTGGCAACTGCCCGAATATGGGCGAATGCTGGGGTGCGGGTACGGCTACTTTTATGATACTGGGAAATATATGTACCCGCTCCTGTGGATTTTGTTCAGTAGCAACAGGAAAACCCTTGCCCGTCGATAAAAATGAACCCGCCAGGGTTGCGGAATCGGTGCGGTTAATGAATGTAAAACACTGTGTAATTACCTCGGTTGATCGCGATGACCTGGAGGATGGTGGTGCTCATATTTGGGCTGAGACCATCTATGCCATCCGTAAGGTTAGTCCCGAAACAAAATTTGAAACATTAATACCTGATTTCAGGGGAAACTGGGAGAATCTTCAGGTGGTGCTTGATGCCAAACCGGATATATTATCTCATAATTTGGAAACAGTAAGGCGGTTGACAAGGCAGGTGAGGGTACAGGCAAAATACGACAGGAGCCTGGAGGTGTTGCAAAGAGCCAAAGAAGCCGGGTTGCGTACAAAATGTGGTGTTATGCTTGGTTTGGGTGAAACTGAAACCGAAGTAATTGAAACGATGAATGACCTGAGAAGTGTTGATTGCAATGTCTTAACCCTCGGACAATACCTTCAACCTACCAAAAAGCATTTGCCTGTTACTGAGTTCGTTCACCCCGATATCTTTGCTCGCCTCGGGCAGATTGCTCATGAAAAGGGTTTTATATATGTTGAAAGCGGCCCGCTCGTGCGCTCTTCTTACCATGCTGAAAGGCATGTGTTTTAA